One region of Triticum aestivum cultivar Chinese Spring chromosome 6B, IWGSC CS RefSeq v2.1, whole genome shotgun sequence genomic DNA includes:
- the LOC123137593 gene encoding ferredoxin-thioredoxin reductase, variable chain-like, with protein MATTAAAMAPPSTSASSVLLLRRLPSPTSAAPGCCRLGPPPRLRTARPRVSLTSDVSSSSDVAEEEAEHAPKVGRRVRVTAPLRVYHVVKAPDLDIQGMEGVIKQYVGVWKGKRITANFPFKVEFQLTVDTQPKPVKLFVHLREDEFEYIGDE; from the coding sequence ATGGCAACGACCGCCGCGGCCATGGCACccccctccacctccgcctcctcggtcctcctccttcgccgcctccCTTCCCCGACCTCCGCGGCCCCCGGCTGCTGCCGCCTCggcccgccgccccgcctccgcaCGGCCCGCCCGCGGGTCTCCCTCACCAGCgacgtctcctcctcgtccgacgtggccgaggaggaggccgagcacGCGCCCAAGGTCGGCAGGCGCGTGCGCGTCACGGCGCCCCTCCGCGTCTACCACGTCGTCAAGGCGCCCGACCTGGACATCCAGGGCATGGAGGGCGTCATCAAGCAGTACGTCGGCGTCTGGAAGGGCAAGCGCATCACCGCCAACTTCCCCTTCAAGGTCGAGTTCCAGCTCACCGTCGACACGCAGCCCAAGCCGGTCAAGCTCTTTGTCCACCTACGCGAGGACGAGTTCGAGTACATCGGCGACGAATGA